The DNA window ACCTGGTCACCCAGCCCGGCGGCAGCAGCGGCTGGCTGGGCCCGTATGCCAAGGAGGCCGAGCTCAACGACCCGTGGGGCCACGCGCTGGAATACCGCGCGCCGGGCGAAGGCCAGCCGTTTGATCTGATCAGCCTGGGCAAGGACGGCAAGGCCGGCGGCAGCAGCTACGATGCGGACATCCGCTACGAGTAAGCGCGCTTGGTCGTGAATGCCCTGCCGCCCTTCCTGCCGCGATGCGCAGCGCGTACCGCGCGACCGGGCATGCGTGGCGTTTCGCTGCTGGAGATGCTGCTGGTGGTGGCGCTGATCGCCATCATTGGCGTGATCACTGCCACCGCGATGAACGGCGGCATCGACGGCCTGCGCCTGCGCAATGCCGGCAAGGAAGTGGCCAGCCAGCTGCGCTACACGCGCACCCAGGCCATTGCCAGCGGCGAGATGCAGCGCTTCCTGATCGATCCGCGCACACGGCGCTGGGAAGCCGCCAACGGCCGCCACGGGGAATTGCCGGACGCGCTCGAGGTGCGCTTCCACGGTGCTGCGCAGGCCGCCGCCGGCACCGGCCAGGGCGGCATCGCCTTCCATCCAGACGGCGGCTCCAGCGGCGGCACCATCGAACTGGACCTGCGTGGTGCCCTCTGGCGCATCGACGTGGCCTGGATCACCGGCGAAGTCCGCTCCGGCCCGGTACGGGACACCGATCGCGGTGTTGTCGGGGGAACGCCGCCATGAAACACCAACGCGGCTATTCCCTCCTGGAAGTCATCGTCGCCTTCGCCCTGCTGGCACTGGCCCTGACCCTGCTGCTGGGCAGCCTGTCCGGCGCATCCCGTCAGGTGCACAACGCCGACCTGCGCACCCGCGCGGTGCTGCACGCGCAATCCCTGCTCGCACTGAGCGGTGTCGATGCGCCCCTGCAGGAAGGTCGCCAGCAAGGGCAATGGGAAGACGGTCGCTACCGCTGGGAACTGCAGGTGGCTCCGTTCGTGGAGCCACGCAGCAGCAGCGTGCCGGCAACGGCCGACAGCAGCGCGACCGGCCCGCAACTGGCCGAACTGAGCCTGCAGGTGCGCTGGGGTGAAAGCGAAGGCGAGCAGCTGCAATGGCGCACCCTGCGTCTGCTGCCGCCCGCGCAGGGGGCAGCACGATGACCCTGGGCGCGCGCCAGCGCGGCTTCACCCTGATCGAAATCCTGCTGGCCACGGTGCTGCTGGTCGGCGGGCTGGCGATTGCGTTCGCGACCGTGCGCTCTGCCATGCAGATCGCACAGCGCGGCGAACGCGTGGCGGCGCAGAACGAGCGCATGCGCGCGGTGGAAGGCTTTCTGCGTCGTCGCCTGAGCATGGCGCTGCCGACCGCCGCTGAACCCCCGGATCCCACCCGTGAGCCGCTGTACTTCCAGGGCGAAGCACAGCGCATGCTGTTCGTGTCCGAACTGCCCGGCTACCTGGGGCGGGGCGGGCCGTACGTGCATGAACTGCAGGTACGCGGAGGCGGCGATGCGCAGCGCCTGGAGCTAGGCCTGACCCTGGTCCAGAACGGTGAACGCGTGGACGAGACACCGCCGCGCCCACCGGAAATGCTGGCTGACGCGCTGCGCGAGGTGCAGTTCCGCTATCGCGGCGTGGATGTGCGGACCGGGCAGCTGGGGGACTGGCAGACGCAGTGGGATGACACCCGCCGCCTGCCGAATCTGGTGGAGATCCGCATCACCCCACAGCAGGGGCCAGCGTGGCCGCCGCTGGTGGTGGCGTTGTCGCAGTCACGCGGTGCGCGATCTGCCGGAGCCGGCACATGATGCGGCATGCTGCGCGGGGTGCCGCCCTGGTGCTGGTGCTGTGGCTGATCGCCCTGCTCACCGCCGTGGTGGGTGCGTTTGCACTCAGCGCGCGCATCGAGCACATGCAGCAGCGCGTCAGCGGCGACGATGCGGTCGGGCAGGAACATGCGCGCGCCGGGGTGGAGTACGCGCTGTACCGGCTGCAGCCCAATGCACTGCAGCCGCCTTGGACGCCGGACGGGCGTCGCTACCGGTGGACATTCGACGATCGCACCATCGACCTGCGCATCATCGACGAGAACGGCAAGGTCAATCTCAATCTGGCCGATGCCACCCTGCTGAGCGGCTTGATGGAAGCGGTGGAGGTCGAACCCGCGCGCGCGAAGCAACTGGCCGGGGCGATCATCGACTGGCGCGACCCGGACAGTCTGAAACAGCCCGGTGGCGGGGCCGAAACGGCCGATTACGTCGCCGCTCGCCTGCCTTATGGGGCGCGCAATGCGCGCTTTGAAACGCTGGGCGAGCTGCAGCGCGTGCTCGGCATGGATGCAGCGTTGTATGAACGGTTGGAACCGCTGCTGACCCTGTACAGTCGGCAGTCGCGCCCGGATCCGCGCTTTGCCGCCGGGCCGGTGTTGCAGGCGCTGGGGCTGGATGCCGATCGCCTGCTGGCCGACCGCGAACGCCTGCAGGGCAGTGACGGCGACGGAAACGTGACCGCAGCGGCACCGGTGGGCGGCAGTGGCACTTATAGTATCGAGAGCCGCGCCATGGACCCGCGCGGCCGGGTTTCAGTCCTGCGCGCGGTGGTGCGCAGGGGCGCAGCAGGCACGCCGGGCACGGCATACACGGTACTTCGCTGGGAACAGGGAATGGCAGCACGATGACTTCATGGCGGGACAGTCTGGTGCAGGCACGGGGGCGGTTCGCGCCGGGCGTGGGCAATGGTCTGCGCTGGTGGCGGCGTTCCCTGCTGGCCTGGTTGCCGGTGCGCTGGCAGTGGGCGCTGGGCTGGTCGCGTTCGCGCCTGCTGCTTGCCCGCGACGGTGAGCAGCTGATCGTGCAGCGCGACACCGCCGGCGAACTGCAACCGGTGCTGCAGCTTCCCTGGCCGCAGTCGCCCGCCGATCTGGAGCCGGTGCTGGATGCGCGCGTGCGCGGCCTGCCGCGCTACTGGGTGCTGCCGGCCCCGGCCGTGCTGCGGCGCTCATTGCGGCTGCCTGCCGCTGCTGCGCCGCGACTGCGCGACGTGGTCGGGTTTGAGATCGACCGGCAGACCCCGTTCGAGCCGGGCCAGGTGCACTACGACGTGCGCGAAGGCGACACCCTGCCGGACGGGCAGCTGCAGGTCGAACTGGTGGTGATTCCGCGTCCGGCGCTGGAGCAGTGGCTGCAGCAGTCGGGCAGCTGGGCCGGCCAGCTCGCCGGCGTGGATGCCGACGATGGCAGCGGCCAGCCGCTCGGCGTGAACCTGCTGCCGGTCGGCCAGCGCTTCGTGGCGCGTGACCCGATGCGGCGCTGGAACCTGCTGCTGGGTGCGGCGGCCGTGGTGCTGCTGGCACTGGCAGGCAACCAGCTGCTGCTCAACCGCGAGCGCGCTGCCGACCAGCTGCACGAACAGGTCAATGCGGCCGCACGCGATGCGCGCGCAGTCGCCGCCGAGCGCGAACACCTGCAGCGACTGGTGGATGGCGCGGCGTTCCTGGAAGAAAAGCGCACGGCCCAGGCCAGCACGCTGGAAGTGTGGAACGAACTGACCCGCCTGCTGCCCGACGGCACCTATCTGGAGAAGCTGTCGGTGGAAGGCCGCACCCTGCAGCTGATCGGCCTCAGCCGCGAAGCGTCGCAGCTGGTTCCGCTGCTGCAGGCGTCGCCACTGTGGACCAAGGTCAACCTGACCGGGGTGCTGCAGGCCGATGGCGGCGCGGGCGGTCGCGACCGCTTCACCCTGACCGCTGAACTGCAGCCGCTGCCTGGTGCTGCCCCTGCTGCGCCAGCGGCTGCCCCTGCCTCGGAGGTTGCCAATGGCAATGCCGCCGACACGCCGTGACCGCTGGCTGGCGCTGGGCCTGCTGCTGGTAGCCCTCGTACTGGCTTACCTGCTGCTGGTGCACCCGTGGTTCACCCGCCCGCTGCTCGACATCAATCAAGGCATCACCGAAGTGCAGGACCGGCAGCTTCGCGTCGATGCGCAGTTGCAGCAGCGCGATGCAGTGAACAAGCGACTGCAGCAGGTGCAGGCCGCGCTGGCCGGCCGCCCCGGTTTCCTGCGCGAAGCCACCGCCGAATCGGCCGCTGCCGCGCTGTCCTCGCGCCTGCAGGACGCAGTGGCCTCGGCCAGCCCTGGCAACCGCAGCTGCACCATCAGCAACCGCTCGCCGTTGACCGACAACAGTCCCGATGCCGCGTTCCCACGGGTCGCCCTGCAGGTGCGGCTGCGCTGCGGCGTGCCGGAAATGGCCGCCGTGCTGCACACCCTGGAAACCGGCAGCCCACGCCTGTTCGTGGGCAATCTCAATCTGCTGGCGCAGCGTTTCCAGCAGTCGCCCAATGAAAGCGGCTTGGGGCTGGATGTCTCCTTCGAGCTGGTCGGCTATCTGCAGCCGGGCCTGACCCCGGACGTCGCGGCGGCCGCCGCGGTGCCGCCGTCGGTGCCTGCACCCGAACCAAGCGGCCTGGAACCCGCGGGCCTGCAGCCCACCGCCGATGGTCCCGGTGCCGCGATGGGCGCGCCTGCCGACCCTGCCGCTGCGGATGCCGCGGCAAGCGAACCGGTACAGGAGGCCCCGCATGAAAATTGAGTGGGCATCCCTGCGCAGCTGGTGGCTGGGCGGTGTGGCACTGTGGGCTGGCGCGATCTGGGTTGCCACGCTGTTCGGCCTGGGCGGACGCATCGCGCCGCCCGACGCGGATGCGCAGTCTGCACCGCGCCTGCCGATGCTGGCACCGGCCGCGGCTGACCGCATCACCTCGCCGCAGGCGTATGCCGGCATCAGCGAGCGCCCGCTGTTCGCCGAAGACCGCAAGCCGCGTCCGTACCTGCTGGGCGGCAGCGAGCCGGGGGCCACAACCAGTGCGGTCACCCTGACCGGGGTGTTGCTGACCTCGGAGTTCGGCATGGCCATCCTGACCACCGACCAGAAGCAGTCACTGCGCCTGCGTCTGAACGGCGAGGCCGTCAACGGCTGGCAGCTGGTGGCGTTGGAGCCGCGCAGTGCCACCGTCACCGGCCCCAGCGGCACGCAGACGCTGGAGCTGGTGACCTTCAGCGGGCAGGGCGGTGAGCCGCCCACCGTGTTGGGCAGCACCGCGGCTACACCGTCGTCGGGGCAGGGGCCGGTCGCGCAGGGCACGATCGTGCCGCCGCCGTCGCATCCTTCACCGCCGGTACGGCCCAGCGCACCGGTGCCTGCACCGGCACCCGCGCCAGCCCAGAATGCCGGCAACCCGGCCGCGCAGGGCCCGAGCGAAGCGCAGATGCAGGCCATCCGCGCGCGCATCCAGGCCCGCCGCCAGCAACTGCAGCAGCAACAGCAACAGTCACAGCGACCGCCTGCGGGCGGCTCCGGTCAAAACCCTTAGAGTGAACGCATGACCTTGCGCCTATTTCCCCTTTCGTTCGCGGTCGCCCTGCTGGTCGGCTGCGCCACTGTGCCTGCCCCGGAAGTGCGCCGCGATGCCGTGCTCGACGGCACTCACCAGGTGGTGGCCGGCGATGGCTCGCATGACGGCGTGGAGACCCAGGCGCTGGGCAGCGAAGGCAGCCCGCAGGCGGTGATCCGTCGCGGCACCGGCACCATGATCAACCGCAGTGCGGCATCGGCACCGTCGCCGGCGCTGTCGCAGGCCAGCACGGGGACGGCCACCTTCAACTTCGAAGGCGAATCCGTGCACGCCGTGGTCAAGGCGATCCTGGGCGACATGCTGGGCCAGAACTACGTCATCGCACCGGGCGTGCAGGGCACCGTCACCCTGGCCACGCCCAAGCCGGTGTCCTCCGCCCAGGCGTTGAACCTGCTGGAAATGGTGCTGGGCTGGAACAACGCCCGCATGGTCTACAGCGGCGGCCGCTACAACATCGTCGCTGCCGACCAGGCCCTGGCCGGCACCGTGGCACCCAGTACCGCACCGCCGGCCAATGCGCGCGGCTTCGAGGTACGCGTGGTGCCGCTGCAGTACATCTCGGCGACGGAAATGAAAAAGGTGCTGGAGCCGTACGCGCGGCCCAATGCCATCGTCAATGTCGACAGTGGTCGCAATGTGATCACCCTCGGCGGCACCCGCGCGGAACTGGAAAACTATCTGCGCACCGTTGAGATCTTCGACGTGGACTGGCTGTCAGGCATGTCGGTGGGCGTGTTCCCGATCCAGACCGGCAAGGCTGAGCAGGTCGCCGCCGACCTGGAGAAAGTGTTCGGCGAAGAAAGTAAAACCCCAAGCGCCGGCATGTTCCGCTTCCTGCCGCTGGAGAATGCCAATGCGGTGCTGGTGATCACCCCGCAGGCGCGCTACCTGGACCAGATCCAGCAGTGGCTGGAGCGCATCGACACCGCCGGTGGCAGCGCCCGCCTGTTCTCCTACGAGCTGCGTTACATCAAGGCCAAGGACCTGGCGGAACGTCTCGCCGAAGCCTTCGCCAGCGAGAACGGCCGCGGTGGTCGCAGTGGCGGCGGTTCGCTGGCTCCCGGCGCGATCGCGCAGGAACTGAACAGCCGTGACGGAACCAGTGGCAACAGCCTCAACAACACCCAGCTGGGCAGCAGCGGGACCAGCCGCACCGGCGGCCTCGGCGATGGCACCATGAACCTGCCGCAGCGTCAGTCCGGCAATGCCAGCTTCAACCTGGAAGTGCAGGGCGACAGCGTCGGTGTATCCGCGGTGGAGGAAACCAACACGCTGCTGGTGCGTTCCACCCCGCAGGCGTGGCGCTCGATCCGCGAGGTGATCGAAAAGCTCGACGTGATGCCGATGCAGGTGCATATCGAAGCGCAGGTCGCCGAAGTCGCGCTGACCGGTGACCTCAGCTACGGCGTGAACTGGTTCTTCGAACAGGCGGTGACCACCGGGAAGACCGAAAGCGGCATCGACCTGCCCAGTGCGTTGGGGCGTTCGATCTGGGGCAGCATCTCCGGTGCTGTCGGTGAGAATGGCCTGGGCTGGACGTTCCTCGGCAAGAACGCCGCTGCCGTGGTGACCGCGTTGGACAAGGTCACCAACCTGCGGCTGCTGCAGACCCCGTCGATCTTCGTGCGCAACAACGCCGAGGCCACCTTGAACGTGGGCACCCAGATTCCGATCAACTCGGTGTCGGTGAACACCGGCGTGGGCAGCGACAACACCTACAGCCAGGTGCAGTACCTGGACACCGGTGTGATCCTCAAAGTGCGTCCGCGCATCACCCGCGACGGCGTGGTGTTCCTGGACATCGTGCAGGAAGTCAGCTCCGCCGGTGCGGTGCCGGCGGGCTGCGACCCGACCCGCAGCACCTGCAATCCGCCGATCAACACCCGCAAGATTTCCACCGAGGCGGCGGTGCAGAGCGGCGACACCATCATGCTGGCCGGCCTGATCACCAACTCCGATGAAGACGGTGCCAACGGTGTGCCGGGGCTGAGCAGGATTCCGGTGCTGGGCGCGCTGTTCGGCAAGAAGACCCAGAACAGCGGGCGTTCGGAAGTGATCGTGCTGCTCACCCCGACCATCGTGCGTAACGCACAGGAGTCGCGCAATCTGACCGACGAGTACAGCAACCGCTTCCGCGCGATGGAGCCGTTCCCGACCCGCAAGGCCACCAACTAAGCGACCCAGCCGGCTGCCGTCTTCGCAGCCGGGCTGTTACCCTGCGGTCAGATGCCGCGCGTTGGGGGACGGATGGGGACAGTCGTGTTGCTGCCGATGGGCGTGGATGACACCGCGCTGGACCGGTGCCTGGGCGCACTGGACGCCGGCACCCCGGCCGGCACGGCGATCTGGCTGGCCGACGACGGCCAGGCCGGGCCGCGCGCACAGGCGGTGATCGAACACTGGCTGGCGCATACCCCGTTGCAGGCCGAGTACACCCGCCGTGCCCGCGCCATCGGTGAAGTGGCGCACCTTGATGAAATGCTGCGTGCCTGCGACGGCACCGACGTGGTGGTGCTGGCTCCGGACGCGGTGCCGGCCCCTGGTTGGCTGCAACAGTTGGATGCCTGTTTCGCCCGCGATGCCTCGATCGGCTCGGCCACGCCGTGGTGCAACGCTGGCGAAACCGCCGCGTGGCCGCGGTTGGGCGAGATCAGCCCGGTGCCGGAGCACCTCGATGCCATCGCCCAGGCGTGTGCGGCGCTGCCCAGCCTGCATCCGGAACTGCCCTCGGCGGTGACCCATGCGGTACTGCTGCGGGCCAACGCCCGGCGCAAGGCCGGCGGGCTGGACATGCACAGCTACGCCTCGTGGAGTGCCGCGCTGATTGACCTGAGCCTGCGCATGGCCGGTCTGGGCTGGCGCAATGCGCTGTGCGAAAACGCCTT is part of the Stenotrophomonas oahuensis genome and encodes:
- the xpsH gene encoding type II secretion system protein XpsH — its product is MRGVSLLEMLLVVALIAIIGVITATAMNGGIDGLRLRNAGKEVASQLRYTRTQAIASGEMQRFLIDPRTRRWEAANGRHGELPDALEVRFHGAAQAAAGTGQGGIAFHPDGGSSGGTIELDLRGALWRIDVAWITGEVRSGPVRDTDRGVVGGTPP
- the xpsI gene encoding type II secretion system protein XpsI, with the translated sequence MKHQRGYSLLEVIVAFALLALALTLLLGSLSGASRQVHNADLRTRAVLHAQSLLALSGVDAPLQEGRQQGQWEDGRYRWELQVAPFVEPRSSSVPATADSSATGPQLAELSLQVRWGESEGEQLQWRTLRLLPPAQGAAR
- a CDS encoding type II secretion system protein J, producing MGARQRGFTLIEILLATVLLVGGLAIAFATVRSAMQIAQRGERVAAQNERMRAVEGFLRRRLSMALPTAAEPPDPTREPLYFQGEAQRMLFVSELPGYLGRGGPYVHELQVRGGGDAQRLELGLTLVQNGERVDETPPRPPEMLADALREVQFRYRGVDVRTGQLGDWQTQWDDTRRLPNLVEIRITPQQGPAWPPLVVALSQSRGARSAGAGT
- a CDS encoding general secretion pathway protein GspK translates to MRHAARGAALVLVLWLIALLTAVVGAFALSARIEHMQQRVSGDDAVGQEHARAGVEYALYRLQPNALQPPWTPDGRRYRWTFDDRTIDLRIIDENGKVNLNLADATLLSGLMEAVEVEPARAKQLAGAIIDWRDPDSLKQPGGGAETADYVAARLPYGARNARFETLGELQRVLGMDAALYERLEPLLTLYSRQSRPDPRFAAGPVLQALGLDADRLLADRERLQGSDGDGNVTAAAPVGGSGTYSIESRAMDPRGRVSVLRAVVRRGAAGTPGTAYTVLRWEQGMAAR
- a CDS encoding PilN domain-containing protein; this encodes MTSWRDSLVQARGRFAPGVGNGLRWWRRSLLAWLPVRWQWALGWSRSRLLLARDGEQLIVQRDTAGELQPVLQLPWPQSPADLEPVLDARVRGLPRYWVLPAPAVLRRSLRLPAAAAPRLRDVVGFEIDRQTPFEPGQVHYDVREGDTLPDGQLQVELVVIPRPALEQWLQQSGSWAGQLAGVDADDGSGQPLGVNLLPVGQRFVARDPMRRWNLLLGAAAVVLLALAGNQLLLNRERAADQLHEQVNAAARDARAVAAEREHLQRLVDGAAFLEEKRTAQASTLEVWNELTRLLPDGTYLEKLSVEGRTLQLIGLSREASQLVPLLQASPLWTKVNLTGVLQADGGAGGRDRFTLTAELQPLPGAAPAAPAAAPASEVANGNAADTP
- the gspM gene encoding type II secretion system protein GspM, with translation MAMPPTRRDRWLALGLLLVALVLAYLLLVHPWFTRPLLDINQGITEVQDRQLRVDAQLQQRDAVNKRLQQVQAALAGRPGFLREATAESAAAALSSRLQDAVASASPGNRSCTISNRSPLTDNSPDAAFPRVALQVRLRCGVPEMAAVLHTLETGSPRLFVGNLNLLAQRFQQSPNESGLGLDVSFELVGYLQPGLTPDVAAAAAVPPSVPAPEPSGLEPAGLQPTADGPGAAMGAPADPAAADAAASEPVQEAPHEN
- the gspD gene encoding type II secretion system secretin GspD: MTLRLFPLSFAVALLVGCATVPAPEVRRDAVLDGTHQVVAGDGSHDGVETQALGSEGSPQAVIRRGTGTMINRSAASAPSPALSQASTGTATFNFEGESVHAVVKAILGDMLGQNYVIAPGVQGTVTLATPKPVSSAQALNLLEMVLGWNNARMVYSGGRYNIVAADQALAGTVAPSTAPPANARGFEVRVVPLQYISATEMKKVLEPYARPNAIVNVDSGRNVITLGGTRAELENYLRTVEIFDVDWLSGMSVGVFPIQTGKAEQVAADLEKVFGEESKTPSAGMFRFLPLENANAVLVITPQARYLDQIQQWLERIDTAGGSARLFSYELRYIKAKDLAERLAEAFASENGRGGRSGGGSLAPGAIAQELNSRDGTSGNSLNNTQLGSSGTSRTGGLGDGTMNLPQRQSGNASFNLEVQGDSVGVSAVEETNTLLVRSTPQAWRSIREVIEKLDVMPMQVHIEAQVAEVALTGDLSYGVNWFFEQAVTTGKTESGIDLPSALGRSIWGSISGAVGENGLGWTFLGKNAAAVVTALDKVTNLRLLQTPSIFVRNNAEATLNVGTQIPINSVSVNTGVGSDNTYSQVQYLDTGVILKVRPRITRDGVVFLDIVQEVSSAGAVPAGCDPTRSTCNPPINTRKISTEAAVQSGDTIMLAGLITNSDEDGANGVPGLSRIPVLGALFGKKTQNSGRSEVIVLLTPTIVRNAQESRNLTDEYSNRFRAMEPFPTRKATN
- a CDS encoding glycosyltransferase family 2 protein, with product MGTVVLLPMGVDDTALDRCLGALDAGTPAGTAIWLADDGQAGPRAQAVIEHWLAHTPLQAEYTRRARAIGEVAHLDEMLRACDGTDVVVLAPDAVPAPGWLQQLDACFARDASIGSATPWCNAGETAAWPRLGEISPVPEHLDAIAQACAALPSLHPELPSAVTHAVLLRANARRKAGGLDMHSYASWSAALIDLSLRMAGLGWRNALCENAFVARDTESTAQDGDMEALGTRWPAWQPRLAGFLMADPLRATREALQQLHQQAIMPRSQGDLFAAPATPDLE